In Sedimentibacter sp. MB31-C6, one genomic interval encodes:
- a CDS encoding TetR/AcrR family transcriptional regulator has product MPRTKEQFEEMRNKTREKIQLAAMQIFVQKGYGSTNVQEIADLAGISIGLLYRHYKTKEELFNELVEYSINGIKGVSDLFKQDDSPKKLIMQFVDIVYKDMVDGDELTNLLILMTQSIFSGAINHVENEIKKQDAEMLNATLNLIKRGQEIGEFRSGNPYELAVFFYSTIQGLATMKVMLKDSFIMPSPSIIMAFLLKEGE; this is encoded by the coding sequence TTGCCAAGAACTAAAGAACAGTTTGAAGAAATGCGTAATAAAACAAGAGAGAAAATTCAATTAGCAGCAATGCAAATATTTGTTCAAAAAGGATATGGCTCTACAAATGTTCAAGAGATTGCGGACTTAGCAGGTATTAGTATAGGACTTTTATATCGTCATTATAAGACTAAAGAAGAATTATTTAATGAATTAGTTGAATACTCAATTAACGGGATTAAAGGGGTTTCAGATTTATTTAAGCAGGATGATTCGCCCAAAAAATTAATAATGCAATTTGTTGATATAGTATATAAAGATATGGTAGATGGAGATGAGCTGACGAACCTATTAATTCTTATGACACAATCAATCTTTTCAGGAGCAATTAATCATGTGGAAAATGAAATCAAAAAACAAGATGCTGAAATGCTTAATGCCACTTTAAATCTTATAAAAAGAGGGCAAGAAATCGGTGAGTTTCGTTCAGGAAATCCATATGAATTAGCTGTGTTTTTTTATTCAACTATACAGGGCTTAGCTACGATGAAGGTTATGTTAAAGGATAGTTTTATCATGCCATCCCCATCTATTATAATGGCCTTTTTATTAAAGGAAGGGGAATGA
- a CDS encoding GNAT family N-acetyltransferase, which translates to MQSKDNKFEIIRADKAGIDVRKQMAQIFADGFSQWLGYFSKDKEVIAKAFAHMFILDQFYVATVANKIAGMVACTDCKTLSVQLNKRELRKHFGVIKGSIAGIVLKKEFEAPFENPPEDTGSIEYVGTVSEFRGKGVATQIIQYIFDNTPYSEYIIEEVADTNIPAMNLYKKIGFEEYKRTPVSPKNAPKIGINYLISLKLRKL; encoded by the coding sequence ATGCAATCAAAGGATAATAAATTTGAAATAATTAGAGCTGATAAAGCAGGTATAGATGTTAGAAAACAAATGGCACAAATATTTGCAGACGGGTTTAGCCAGTGGCTCGGATATTTTTCCAAAGATAAAGAGGTAATTGCAAAGGCTTTTGCACACATGTTTATTTTAGACCAATTTTATGTTGCTACAGTAGCGAATAAGATTGCAGGGATGGTTGCATGTACGGATTGTAAGACTCTATCGGTACAACTTAACAAAAGAGAATTAAGAAAACACTTTGGAGTTATAAAAGGCAGTATTGCAGGGATTGTTTTGAAAAAAGAGTTTGAAGCTCCTTTTGAAAATCCTCCAGAGGATACGGGATCTATCGAATATGTCGGAACAGTTTCTGAATTCAGGGGAAAAGGAGTAGCAACGCAAATAATTCAATATATCTTTGATAATACCCCTTATAGCGAGTATATTATTGAAGAGGTTGCTGATACTAATATTCCAGCAATGAACTTATACAAAAAAATAGGATTCGAAGAATATAAACGAACCCCAGTGTCACCAAAAAACGCCCCAAAAATAGGAATAAATTATTTAATTTCATTGAAATTAAGAAAGCTATAA
- a CDS encoding AraC family transcriptional regulator, with translation MNTLTQMNKAMRYIEQNLMGEIEFDEMSRIACCSEYHFRRMFSFLSGMPLGEYIRRRKLSIAAVLLNEEDNKIIDIALQLGYNSPDAFSKAFQAMHGISPSRVKKGNIILKAFPPMTFQLTIKGGNEMDYRIVEKDAFKIVGLKKRITLIFEGVNHQMDSVLQGLTDEGIKELKSLCDIEPKGMLSVSTNFSERTVEGSELDQYIGVATTKQISAQWDVLEVDSANWAVFTVVGEFPKALQDTWARIYAEWFPTSGYELTGGPEILWNESPDTSKSNYKSEIWIPVRKSDSM, from the coding sequence ATGAACACACTGACACAAATGAATAAAGCAATGAGATATATTGAACAAAACCTTATGGGAGAGATTGAATTTGATGAAATGTCTAGAATAGCTTGCTGTTCAGAATATCATTTTCGCCGGATGTTCTCATTTTTATCAGGGATGCCGTTAGGTGAATATATTCGTCGAAGAAAATTATCCATTGCGGCAGTTCTGCTTAATGAAGAAGACAATAAAATTATTGATATTGCATTACAATTAGGTTATAACTCTCCTGATGCTTTCTCTAAAGCTTTTCAAGCAATGCATGGCATATCGCCGTCTAGAGTAAAAAAGGGAAATATTATTTTAAAAGCATTCCCTCCTATGACTTTCCAATTAACTATTAAGGGAGGCAATGAAATGGATTATCGAATTGTAGAAAAAGATGCATTTAAGATTGTAGGACTTAAAAAGAGGATTACTCTAATCTTTGAAGGAGTGAACCATCAAATGGATTCAGTTTTGCAAGGTTTAACTGATGAAGGAATTAAAGAGCTAAAAAGTCTTTGTGATATTGAACCTAAAGGTATGCTGAGTGTATCAACAAACTTTTCTGAAAGAACTGTTGAAGGAAGTGAACTTGACCAATATATAGGAGTGGCTACTACAAAACAGATATCAGCGCAATGGGATGTACTAGAAGTAGATTCAGCAAACTGGGCAGTTTTTACTGTTGTTGGTGAGTTTCCTAAAGCATTGCAAGATACATGGGCTCGTATTTATGCGGAATGGTTTCCTACCTCTGGTTATGAACTGACTGGTGGTCCTGAGATACTTTGGAATGAGAGTCCAGATACTAGCAAATCTAATTATAAAAGTGAAATATGGATTCCAGTGAGAAAATCTGATTCAATGTAA
- a CDS encoding conjugal transfer protein TrbL family protein — protein sequence MFIWDFLLGDVMDQIIDWFYGQLIGFLADFFAQMGNMGVELFEMSWVQSIVLFFSYLAWSLYGIGLVVSCFETGIEYQYGRGNVKDAALNAIKGFMAVSLFTTVPIELFKLSVNLQASLTAGITGYGSGIGGLATSIIGELNNVGDITSVGSSGIFGGITMITSPFMALFIIILMGYAVIKVFFANLKRGGILLIQIAVGSLYMFSVPRGYIDGFIQWCKQIIGLCLTTFLQATILTAGLMVVKDHALLGLGLMLSAGEVPRIAGAFGLDTSTRANVMSAVYTAQAAVNTTKTIVQAVPK from the coding sequence ATGTTTATCTGGGATTTTCTCTTAGGGGATGTGATGGATCAAATCATTGATTGGTTCTACGGTCAGCTTATAGGTTTTCTTGCTGATTTCTTTGCCCAAATGGGAAATATGGGAGTAGAACTTTTCGAGATGAGCTGGGTACAGTCAATTGTTCTGTTCTTCTCTTACCTTGCTTGGTCACTTTATGGAATAGGACTTGTAGTGTCCTGCTTTGAAACAGGGATTGAGTACCAATATGGTAGGGGCAACGTGAAAGATGCAGCCTTAAATGCAATTAAAGGATTTATGGCAGTCAGCCTTTTTACTACAGTGCCTATAGAACTATTTAAGCTCTCGGTCAATTTACAAGCAAGTTTAACTGCTGGTATCACAGGATACGGAAGTGGAATTGGTGGACTTGCAACATCTATTATTGGAGAATTAAATAATGTAGGCGATATTACAAGTGTTGGTAGTTCGGGAATATTCGGTGGAATCACTATGATAACAAGTCCATTTATGGCTCTGTTTATTATTATCCTTATGGGATACGCAGTAATTAAAGTATTTTTTGCAAATCTAAAAAGAGGTGGAATTCTACTTATTCAGATAGCAGTTGGAAGTCTGTATATGTTTTCTGTTCCTCGTGGTTACATTGATGGCTTTATTCAGTGGTGCAAGCAGATAATTGGATTGTGCCTTACTACATTTCTTCAGGCAACGATACTAACTGCAGGACTTATGGTAGTAAAAGATCATGCATTGCTCGGATTAGGTTTGATGTTATCGGCAGGAGAAGTACCACGGATTGCTGGAGCATTTGGACTTGATACATCCACTCGTGCCAATGTAATGAGTGCAGTTTATACAGCACAGGCCGCTGTAAACACAACTAAAACTATAGTACAAGCAGTACCAAAATAA
- a CDS encoding DUF7768 domain-containing protein — MKLIYVASPYKGDIKKNIEYAKQACRYVLNEGNAFFCPHLLYPQILDDNNPEERRLGINIGKEFLAKCDELWAFGGHISHGMFEEIEFAREIGIPIKRIMKLDFEIEEETVFCMRMDR, encoded by the coding sequence ATGAAACTAATATATGTTGCATCTCCCTATAAAGGAGATATAAAAAAGAATATAGAATATGCGAAACAGGCTTGCCGATATGTGTTAAATGAAGGCAATGCCTTTTTTTGTCCCCACCTTCTCTACCCTCAGATTTTAGATGATAATAATCCAGAAGAAAGAAGATTGGGAATTAACATAGGAAAAGAATTCTTAGCAAAATGCGATGAACTATGGGCATTTGGCGGACATATTTCTCATGGGATGTTTGAGGAGATTGAATTTGCTAGAGAGATAGGTATTCCTATAAAAAGAATAATGAAACTAGATTTTGAAATAGAAGAAGAGACTGTATTTTGTATGAGGATGGATAGATGA
- a CDS encoding DNA cytosine methyltransferase produces the protein MFGQSEFANYKEGCATLRAEGGDNGGGSENLVTTKNLVRRLTPLECERLQGFPDGWTKIEKSSDSARYKALGNSVAIPCVDFIMQGIAYFLRKFKDEVEE, from the coding sequence ATGTTTGGACAATCGGAATTTGCTAATTACAAGGAAGGATGTGCAACACTTAGAGCAGAGGGTGGAGATAATGGAGGAGGAAGTGAAAACCTTGTAACTACTAAGAATCTTGTACGCAGACTAACACCATTGGAATGTGAAAGACTTCAAGGCTTTCCAGATGGGTGGACTAAAATAGAAAAATCATCCGATAGTGCAAGATATAAGGCATTAGGTAATAGTGTAGCAATCCCTTGTGTAGATTTTATTATGCAAGGGATTGCTTATTTTTTGAGAAAATTTAAGGATGAAGTGGAGGAATAA
- a CDS encoding (2Fe-2S)-binding protein: protein MENEIICYCSNISRKKILEAIANGAKSLQDIRNMTGACTLGKCKELSPTKKCCSANIIKILNENTIV from the coding sequence ATGGAAAATGAAATAATATGTTATTGCTCCAATATTAGTAGAAAAAAGATATTAGAAGCTATAGCTAATGGGGCAAAATCCCTACAAGACATTAGAAATATGACAGGTGCTTGCACTTTGGGTAAATGTAAAGAATTAAGTCCAACAAAGAAATGCTGTTCTGCCAATATTATTAAGATTCTTAATGAAAATACAATAGTATGA
- a CDS encoding DUF3781 domain-containing protein codes for MNDDEILLSNLDKIHTTKMGIDRIKRNLGLDTKDVVEWCKDKIKLPNCSIIKKGKNYYATIDDCVITVNSYSYTIITAHKTKTK; via the coding sequence ATGAATGATGATGAGATTTTACTTTCAAATTTAGATAAAATTCATACCACTAAAATGGGTATTGACAGAATAAAAAGAAATTTGGGATTGGATACAAAAGATGTGGTAGAGTGGTGTAAAGACAAAATTAAACTTCCGAATTGTTCTATAATAAAAAAGGGCAAAAATTATTATGCAACTATTGATGACTGTGTAATAACAGTAAACTCTTATAGTTATACGATTATTACTGCACATAAAACTAAGACAAAATAA